One window of the Marinilactibacillus sp. Marseille-P9653 genome contains the following:
- a CDS encoding carboxylesterase yields MRDRTIFFEKGPRAVILFHAFTSTPNDVRSLARALERADYTVYAPTLSGHGTEDPDDIFNYGIEDWKRDGEKAYTFLKKKGYNEIATFGLSLGGIVATHLMLTQDVKAAGTFSSPVMDNGKNRVPENFMNWYEQVKMNAGFSREQVAGLKTAAEPKLEMILNGLNTFVKSMVPQYLNETGMVFIAQGGNDEMINPHQSGEYRDALTNATVDFHWYEDAPHVITTGQFGKQLQIDLLTFLSTLEWDGGNT; encoded by the coding sequence GTGAGAGATCGAACAATATTTTTTGAAAAGGGACCGAGAGCAGTGATTTTATTTCACGCTTTTACGAGTACCCCAAATGACGTGAGAAGTTTAGCGCGAGCATTAGAACGTGCGGATTATACAGTCTATGCACCGACACTGTCTGGACATGGTACGGAAGATCCAGACGATATCTTTAATTATGGCATTGAAGACTGGAAGCGAGACGGTGAAAAAGCCTACACTTTTTTAAAGAAAAAAGGCTACAATGAAATTGCGACCTTTGGCTTGTCTCTTGGCGGTATCGTTGCAACGCATTTAATGTTGACACAAGATGTTAAAGCCGCTGGAACCTTTTCTTCACCAGTAATGGATAACGGTAAAAATAGAGTGCCGGAGAACTTTATGAACTGGTATGAACAAGTAAAAATGAATGCCGGATTTTCTAGAGAGCAAGTTGCTGGATTGAAAACAGCGGCAGAACCAAAACTGGAAATGATTTTAAATGGGTTGAACACTTTTGTTAAATCAATGGTGCCTCAGTACCTTAATGAAACAGGAATGGTTTTTATTGCGCAAGGTGGCAATGATGAAATGATTAATCCACATCAATCTGGAGAATATAGAGATGCGCTAACGAACGCTACAGTTGATTTCCACTGGTACGAAGATGCACCGCATGTGATTACGACTGGACAGTTCGGGAAACAGCTACAAATTGATTTATTAACATTCTTATCCACATTAGAATGGGATGGAGGGAATACATGA